The following is a genomic window from uncultured Campylobacter sp..
ATCGTGGGCGATTGCAGATGGGCGATATTAGAGGATTTTACCGAGCAAGATTTGGAATTTTTCGAGAGTATTTTGGATGAAATAACCGATTGCAGGCTAAAATCAAGGATAGCAGATATTTTATGGATTCTAAAAATTCCCAAAAATATAAAATTTTTAGGGATCGCCGTAAATGAATACTTGAAAATATCTCTAGAGCCAAGCTCGCTAAATCAATTTAAGATAGATGCGCTTGAAAGAGCCATAAAGCTATCGCAGCTATCCAAAATCACAAAAAATCAATACGCCGAAATACTAAATAAAATTTTAGAATGCTTTAATAAAGCGAAACCGACCGATCAATACTACTGTTTAAGGATGTCGTATTTATTGGATATCGCGGAGCTGAACAGAAAACTGCAACCAAGCGTAGCTGAAAAATTAGAAAATTTTGCCGATACCTTTGCCAAAGAGGGAGAATTTATAGCGGCTATAGACTATTATCAAGAGTCGCAAAAATGGTATAAGAAGCTCAAAAATAGCCGTAAAATAGCCGAAATCGCACTTAAAATAGCTAATGTCTTAATAGAAAAAACAAAAGTAAGCGACTCTATATCGTCAAAAATAGACCTAGAGCAAGCACTAAAAGAGCTCAGAAGCATTCCTGCAAAAGATAGAAATGAGCTCGGAATCGATCAAAAAATAGACGAGATACGCAAGCTGATGGGGCAAAATAACCAAGATATTATAAGCGAAATGAGTTTGATTGCTGCCGATAAGATCGATATTTCGCGTTATCAAAATAATGCAAAGCTAGTAGTAAAAGGCAAGCGATTATCTGAAGCGGTATTATGCCTAGCTAATATCACAGCAAATCCACTATATGAAAATATCAAAAAGTCATCCGAGAATCTTTTAAAGAAGTCTCTTTTTTCAAATTTTATTACTCAAATTTACGTAGATGCCGACGGAAGAAAATTGTCGCAAATAACTACAAAAGATGACCGATTAAAACATGAAATGTACCAGCAATATAATATGCATGTCAAGTTGGCGGTAGACGGCAGAATATTGCCTGCATTTTGGCAAATTTTAGAGGAACATAGAGTGTCTATGCGTTTCATTTATGATATTTGTAGAAGCTCTAGCGTGGTTCCTGCAGACAGGGTGGATATCTGGGCGCAAGGTTTATATTACGGTTTTGATAGAAACTTTTTGGTTTCAAGCCATTTGCTGATACCTCAAATAGAGCATTTGGCGAGAATTTTACTGCAACAAGAAAAAATCCCTACGACTACTATCGATGAGTACGGCATAGAATCGGAAAAAAGCATAAACTCGCTTTTGCAAGAACCAAAAATATATGAATTGCTCGGGAGAGATTTGACGGAAGAGCTAAAATTTTTACTAACGGAGCCGATGGGACTAAACTACAGAAATAAAATATGTCATGGACTGGTCAGCGAATCTCCAAACAGTGCTGATGTTTATATTTGGTGGCTTTGTCTTAAACTGGTGGTTAATAATTGTGTTTTGTATACAAATATAGGACCAATAAATTTAGAATTTTAATCGTAAATTTTGAACTAAAATTTTTAAAATCTCTAAATTTTAAAATTCTAAATACAATACGAGCTTGCCGGCTCGCTTATCATAAGGCTCGCAAATTCTGCCGCAACCGAAGCGACGAATTTATTCGATAAAAATAAGACAAAATTTTCTCTAGAGAGCGCCCGAAAAGAATTCTGATATTAGCGCGCCCTTAAACGCGCCGTGTTTGAAATCCGAAACCGACGACGTGCGGCGAAAGGCTAACTGCGAGCTTTGGCGATGCACGCCTCGATCGCCGCCATCACCGCTGCGCGAAACCCCGCAGCCTCCAGCGCCGCGAGTCCCTCAATCGTCGTGCCTGCAGGCGAGCAAACCGCGTCTTTGAGCTCCGATGGGCGCTTGCCGCTTTGCACCAGGCGCGCCGTGCCCTCTACCGCCGCCGCTACCGCGTCGTAGCACAGCGCCCGCGGCAGTCCGCCTCGCACGCCCGCATCCGCCGCCGCCTCGATAAAGGCGCACACATACGCAGGCAGGCTACCTGCAATCCCCGTAAATGCAGCAAAGCAAGCCTCGTCTATCTCGTAAAATTTGCCGATTTTGGCGGCTAGCGCTCGCACGATCTCCCGACTGGCCTCATCAAAATACTCGCCGTAGCACAGCGCCGTAGCCGATGCGCCGATGCCCGCGGCGACGTTTGGCATTGCGCGGGCTACGAGAACGTCCGCACCTACGATATTTTGGGCGCGCTCTAGCTTGAAATTCGGCGCCAAAAGAAGCAGGATTTTGCCCGCAAGCTCGGGCGCGATCAGGTGCAAAATCCCTTCGTAGCTAGCGGGCTTGGTCGCGAGCACGATCATATCCGCAGCGTGCGCCAGTTGCGCCTCGTCTTGCAAAATTTGCACGCCGTAGCGCTTGCGCAAGGCTTCGTTTTTGCTTCTAGCGTAGGCTAGGACTTGAAGCTTCGTATCGGAGTCGGACTGCGCGCAGGCGGAATCACGTTCGTGGCTCGCAAAATCCTGCTCTAAATTTGCGGAATTCCGCTCGCAAGCGGTAAAATTTTGAGTATCGGAAATAAAATTTCGCCCGCCGTGCGCGAAATTTTCTTTATACTCTGCAAAATTTTCTCCGCTCGCCGCGCAATCTCGTCCGCCGGCTCCGCAAAGTGCTGCGATCATCGCCTCGCCCATATTTCCGCCGCCGATAAACCCCACTTTCATTTTCGCTCCTTTTAAAGCTAAATTATGCCTCAATGATAGCTCAAAATTTCTTTATCCGCCCTTGCGGCGCGCGGTTTATCTACGTAAAAGCAAATTTTAGCTACAATCTCGCCTAAATTTTTTAAAAAAGGATGCGTTATGGCAATAAATGTTTTTTACGACAAAGATTGCGATTTGGGTTTGATTAAGGCTAAAAAGGTCGCTATGATCGGCTTCGGCTCGCAGGGGCACGCTCACGCCGAAAATTTGCGCGATAGCGGCGTAGAGGTCATCGTGGGTCTAAAAAAGGGCGGCGCGAGCTGGAGCAAGGCCGAGGCAAAGGGCTTTAAAGTAATGAGCGTCGGCGAGGCTACGAAGGCAGCTGATCTTGTAATGATCCTAACGCCTGATGAGTTTCAAAACGACATTTTCAAAGCGGAAATCGAGCCAAATTTAAGCGAGGGCAACGCGATCGCGTTCGCGCACGGCTTTAATATCCACTTCGGACAGATCGTCCCTCCAAAGGGCATTGACTGCATTATGATCGCTCCGAAAGCCCCGGGCCACACCGTCCGTAATGAGTTCGTAAGCGGCGGCGGCGTGCCGATGCTGATCGCTGTTTCGCAAAACGAAAGCGGCAGAGCCAAAGAGCTTGCTCTAAGCTACGCAAGCGCGATCGGCGGCGGCCGCACCGGCATCATCGAAACGACTTTTAAAGCAGAGACCGAGACCGATCTTTTCGGCGAGCAGGCGGTGCTTTGCGGTGGACTTTGCGCACTCATCAACGCGGGCTTTGAGACCCTCGTCGAAGCGGGATATGAGCCTGAGATGGCGTATTTTGAGTGCCAGCACGAGATGAAGCTGATCGTGGATCTCATCTATCAAGGCGGTATGGCCGATATGCGCTACTCGATCTCAAACACCGCAGAATACGGCGATTACGTAAGCGGCAACCGCGTTGTAAACGAAAGCAGCAAAGCGGCGATGAAAGAGGTGCTAAAGGAGATTCAAAACGGCAAATTTGCAAAAGACTTCATCCTCGAGCGCAAGGCGGGCTATGTGCGAATGAACGCCGAGCGCAATATCACGGCAAACAGCTTGCTTAGCAAAACCGGCGATAAGCTTCGCGCGATGATGCCGTGGATCGCCAAAGGCAAGCTCATAAACAAAGATAAAAACTGATTTCGGCTGAGCTTTGGCTAATACAAATCCACGCGGGCGCCGCAAAAAGCGCCCGATCAATTACATAGCGATCGCCTTTGTCGTAATCTTATGCTTTTTAAGCGGCGCGGTTACCTATGGGGTTTTGGATCTCGTATTTTCGGGCAATAAGGCTGTGTTGCAGCAAAGCTCGCGCAAACAAACTCCCGAGAGCGCTTCCGATTCTCGCGGTAAAAAGCCTCGTTTAAGCGTTGCGGAGAAGGAAGCGCTGATTCAAAAGGAGCTTGATAAGATCGCCGAGCAAAACGTAACCGCGCCCAAGATGAGCATCGAGCCCGCACGGCAAAATTCTGCAGGACAAAATTCTTCAAACGGCGATTCGCAAAATTCCGTAAATTCTATGACTTCCTCAAATTCCGCCACCGCGAATTCGGCAAATGACGGATCGGACGTAAATTTTACCGCAGCAAATTCCGCTTCAGAAAATTCCATAAATTCTACCGCGCAAAGTCCTGCTTCTAGCGGCGCGGACGATCTTTCTAAATCGCCGCGCAAGGCTTTGCCCGCAGGTTCTCGCGCAAAGCTAGCGATCATCATCGACGACGTAGGCACCGACGAGCAGGCGCAAAAGATCGCCGCTTTGCCCGTGCGAGTGACGCCGTCCATCTTCCCGCCGGAGTATCAGCGCAAGGACACGCGCTCGCTCGCTCGCGGCTTTGAGCATTACGCGATCCACCTGCCGATGGAGGCGAGCTCTGCCAAAAACAACTCCGCGACGCTGCGAGCCTCGGATAATTACGAGAAGCTGCGCGGCGTCATAGCCAAGCTGCGCGCGGACTTTCCGAACGCTAAATTTATAAATAACCACACCGGTTCTAAATTTACAGCCGACGAGCGCGCGATGCAAAATCTGCTGCGCGCGATGAACGAACATGGATTTTTATTTATCGACTCGCGCACAAGCCCCGCTACCAAGGCCAAGGCGGCGATGAATGGGCTAGGCATGCGATACGTGCATCGCGATGTGTTTTTAGATAATCAAAACAGCGTCGCCGCGGTGCGCAAAAAGCTGCGCGAAGCCGTCGCGCTTGCTAAAAAGCAGGGTTACGCCATCGCTATCGGCCATCCCAAAAGCTCCACTCTGCGCGCGCTTGCAAACAGCGCCGACATCCTAGGCGAGGTCGATTTGGTCTATTTGGACGAAATTTATGAGTACTACGAGTGAGCTTAGTTTTAAAATTCCAAGCTTAGCAAGGCTCGGTGCGAGCGAGCCTGCACAGCTGTATTTTAGGGGCGAGCCGGCGATGTTACAAAAGCGCCGCATCTCGATCGTGGGCTCGCGTAAGATGAGCGTTTATAGCAAAAATTTGATCCTGCGCCTTGCGCGTGCTTTGAGCGATGCGGACTTTTGCATCGTAAGCGGCGCGGCGATCGGTTGCGACATAGCCGCGCATGAAGGAGCGTTTCCAAATACGATCGCGGTTTTTGGAAATGGCCTTGATCAAATTTATCCAGCGCAAAACGCCGCCATGATCGGCAAAATTTATGAGCGTAGCCTCGCGCTTAGCGAATATGAGGACGGCGTGAGCGCGCGCGGATTTCAGTTTTTGC
Proteins encoded in this region:
- the ilvC gene encoding ketol-acid reductoisomerase, encoding MAINVFYDKDCDLGLIKAKKVAMIGFGSQGHAHAENLRDSGVEVIVGLKKGGASWSKAEAKGFKVMSVGEATKAADLVMILTPDEFQNDIFKAEIEPNLSEGNAIAFAHGFNIHFGQIVPPKGIDCIMIAPKAPGHTVRNEFVSGGGVPMLIAVSQNESGRAKELALSYASAIGGGRTGIIETTFKAETETDLFGEQAVLCGGLCALINAGFETLVEAGYEPEMAYFECQHEMKLIVDLIYQGGMADMRYSISNTAEYGDYVSGNRVVNESSKAAMKEVLKEIQNGKFAKDFILERKAGYVRMNAERNITANSLLSKTGDKLRAMMPWIAKGKLINKDKN
- a CDS encoding DNA-processing protein DprA; its protein translation is MSTTSELSFKIPSLARLGASEPAQLYFRGEPAMLQKRRISIVGSRKMSVYSKNLILRLARALSDADFCIVSGAAIGCDIAAHEGAFPNTIAVFGNGLDQIYPAQNAAMIGKIYERSLALSEYEDGVSARGFQFLQRNRIVVALSEALIVAQAEPRSGSLQSARLAREMGVPVYVLPHRMDESAGTNDLLAKSQAQLIADFGEFVASLAPQTTQNTERARDEVMEFLALNSDLQAAIERFGDKIYEYELEGRIEILGAKIVAK
- a CDS encoding divergent polysaccharide deacetylase family protein codes for the protein MANTNPRGRRKKRPINYIAIAFVVILCFLSGAVTYGVLDLVFSGNKAVLQQSSRKQTPESASDSRGKKPRLSVAEKEALIQKELDKIAEQNVTAPKMSIEPARQNSAGQNSSNGDSQNSVNSMTSSNSATANSANDGSDVNFTAANSASENSINSTAQSPASSGADDLSKSPRKALPAGSRAKLAIIIDDVGTDEQAQKIAALPVRVTPSIFPPEYQRKDTRSLARGFEHYAIHLPMEASSAKNNSATLRASDNYEKLRGVIAKLRADFPNAKFINNHTGSKFTADERAMQNLLRAMNEHGFLFIDSRTSPATKAKAAMNGLGMRYVHRDVFLDNQNSVAAVRKKLREAVALAKKQGYAIAIGHPKSSTLRALANSADILGEVDLVYLDEIYEYYE
- the proC gene encoding pyrroline-5-carboxylate reductase; translation: MKVGFIGGGNMGEAMIAALCGAGGRDCAASGENFAEYKENFAHGGRNFISDTQNFTACERNSANLEQDFASHERDSACAQSDSDTKLQVLAYARSKNEALRKRYGVQILQDEAQLAHAADMIVLATKPASYEGILHLIAPELAGKILLLLAPNFKLERAQNIVGADVLVARAMPNVAAGIGASATALCYGEYFDEASREIVRALAAKIGKFYEIDEACFAAFTGIAGSLPAYVCAFIEAAADAGVRGGLPRALCYDAVAAAVEGTARLVQSGKRPSELKDAVCSPAGTTIEGLAALEAAGFRAAVMAAIEACIAKARS
- a CDS encoding DUF4209 domain-containing protein → MIEKIQQITITKDDFLGINLDEILKDTKYFHDYSSKFADLCEENFKNGDLKVSKVFYLLRDACSMTLKPKSTNEPYEAGCIVGDCRWAILEDFTEQDLEFFESILDEITDCRLKSRIADILWILKIPKNIKFLGIAVNEYLKISLEPSSLNQFKIDALERAIKLSQLSKITKNQYAEILNKILECFNKAKPTDQYYCLRMSYLLDIAELNRKLQPSVAEKLENFADTFAKEGEFIAAIDYYQESQKWYKKLKNSRKIAEIALKIANVLIEKTKVSDSISSKIDLEQALKELRSIPAKDRNELGIDQKIDEIRKLMGQNNQDIISEMSLIAADKIDISRYQNNAKLVVKGKRLSEAVLCLANITANPLYENIKKSSENLLKKSLFSNFITQIYVDADGRKLSQITTKDDRLKHEMYQQYNMHVKLAVDGRILPAFWQILEEHRVSMRFIYDICRSSSVVPADRVDIWAQGLYYGFDRNFLVSSHLLIPQIEHLARILLQQEKIPTTTIDEYGIESEKSINSLLQEPKIYELLGRDLTEELKFLLTEPMGLNYRNKICHGLVSESPNSADVYIWWLCLKLVVNNCVLYTNIGPINLEF